One Branchiostoma floridae strain S238N-H82 chromosome 1, Bfl_VNyyK, whole genome shotgun sequence genomic region harbors:
- the LOC118427593 gene encoding fibroblast growth factor receptor 1-like, producing the protein MTLRATFSAALLLLSGFQAYQDLFISGENVEIPEDVSVGSTVVRLRDILAANFSSADDRNGNITAGDDSGRFGFRAQDLTLIVAAPLDYKLEPRYNLTVELTDNGNNNVLYVTIIIVVMDVPGYPPFYNKRCETPVLRERESDRVLGDYTVLSSDDGFKAYVNGEVIYSYAYDYLQTNLPRRYAANFVLKGDCSGRFVGSTNALLGDLSALIVVLQGQQGRAEFICRDRDGRNKGNITVLDISLDDVDLPQWAQSRQFQTDEGDSFFFIFQLIEIWSTSSYWIRCGGNFRPPVADGTSLVEWTFHYNVTGCPVGSYGVYCDKNCVCQNGARCHGFNGACECRPGWRGRACDVSWPEVVIIASPGDSVVKYIGTNLTLTCLAPHIHVANMTWAYQAGKGRDDTKVIEEGTVQNRSIIFQPILESANGRYSCMVQDEDGELFNATFTLNATECRPNYHGEDCSQVCDCEYGGTCDRWEGCLCPPGRHGDRCEHICAPGTFGWNCSMSCHCENNARCDPGNGSCICAEGQSGEFCQIVSISPDDNQVVVVVLAAVIPIIAIIGCIATGVLVKRRHRRPRSPDRPTVDLELASVMETLSSWEVEKEDIRFEHMIGEGEFGHVVRGRLRVPEGYEVLVAAKSIRPDRMTASAVRDFRREMTILTRIHEDKDGHPNVVKLYGVVTKSEPQYILVEYASHEELRRYLWSLREHLKTTGNSKLLERLGFACDVASGLSELARLKIVHRDIAARNVVISDRKVAKIADFGLSRDVYVSSAYERTNRGGEEELLPLKWMALESLRDGVYTCESDVWSYGVLLWEIASFGEEPRYAGGPMHPDVCTLLELLKKGVRLQQPENCPKSVYKIIRSCWIVDPSKRPTPDELFQKMDQMRPQRQAAILANSNR; encoded by the coding sequence ATGACGCTGCGTGCGACGTTCAGTGCTGCACTTCTGCTGCTGTCTGGCTTCCAGGCTTATCAGGACCTTTTCATTTCGGGTGAAAACGTCGAAATACCCGAGGATGTGTCAGTTGGTAGCACAGTGGTGCGGCTCAGGGATATTCTTGCGGCCAACTTTAGTTCTGCAGATGACCGCAATGGGAACATCACAGCAGGGGATGATTCGGGGCGATTTGGGTTTCGTGCTCAGGACTTGACGCTGATCGTGGCGGCTCCGCTGGACTACAAGTTAGAGCCGCGGTACAACCTGACGGTGGAGCTGACTGATAACGGCAACAATAACGTTCTGTACGTGACTATCATCATCGTAGTCATGGACGTGCCGGGATACCCGCCATTCTATAACAAACGGTGTGAAACGCCAGTCCTTCGGGAAAGAGAGAGCGACAGGGTCCTCGGGGATTATACCGTACTCAGCAGTGATGACGGGTTTAAAGCGTATGTTAACGGAGAGGTTATTTATTCGTACGCTTATGACTATCTTCAGACCAATTTGCCTAGGAGGTACGCGGCTAACTTCGTGTTGAAAGGTGATTGTTCCGGGAGATTCGTTGGAAGCACAAACGCACTTTTAGGCGACTTGTCTGCACTCATCGTGGTGCTTCAAGGACAACAAGGCAGAGCCGAATTCATATGTCGGGACCGAGATGGGAGGAACAAGGGGAACATTACTGTATTGGACATTTCCCTCGATGACGTCGACTTGCCTCAATGGGCACAAAGTCGTCAGTTCCAAACGGACGAAGGTGATagttttttctttatatttcagTTGATTGAAATATGGTCCACATCATCATACTGGATACGATGTGGCGGTAACTTCAGGCCCCCCGTTGCGGACGGGACCAGTCTGGTGGAATGGACATTTCACTACAACGTAACAGGGTGTCCTGTGGGATCCTACGGTGTGTACTGTGACAAGAACTGTGTTTGCCAGAACGGAgcccgttgccatggctttAACGGTGCGTGTGAGTGCCGTCCGGGCTGGAGAGGGAGGGCATGTGACGTCTCCTGGCCTGAGGTCGTCATCATCGCGTCACCTGGCGATTCAGTCGTGAAGTACATCGGTACCAATCTGACTTTGACCTGCCTGGCCCCACACATCCACGTAGCAAATATGACATGGGCTTATCAAGCAGGAAAAGGACGTGATGACACAAAGGTCATTGAAGAAGGGACAGTACAGAACAGGTCCATCATCTTTCAGCCGATCCTAGAATCAGCTAACGGCAGGTATAGTTGCATGGTACAGGACGAAGATGGTGAACTGTTTAATGCGACTTTCACTCTAAACGCCACGGAATGCCGACCAAACTATCATGGGGAAGATTGCAGCCAAGTGTGTGACTGTGAGTACGGAGGGACGTGTGACAGGTGGGAGGGTTGTCTGTGTCCTCCGGGCCGTCATGGAGACAGGTGTGAGCACATATGCGCACCTGGCACATTCGGGTGGAACTGTAGTATGAGCTGCCATTGTGAAAACAACGCCAGGTGTGATCCAGGCAATGGCAGCTGCATTTGTGCTGAAGGACAGTCGGGTGAGTTTTGTCAGATCGTCTCCATCAGTCCTGATGATAATCAAGTCGTTGTTGTAGTGTTGGCGGCCGTTATCCCGATCATTGCTATAATCGGTTGTATCGCGACTGGAGTCCTGGTAAAACGACGCCACCGCCGCCCAAGAAGTCCGGACCGCCCAACAGTGGACTTAGAACTGGCGTCCGTTATGGAAACTCTTTCATCATGGGAAGTAGAGAAAGAGGACATTCGTTTCGAGCACATGATCGGTGAGGGAGAGTTCGGCCATGTTGTGCGGGGAAGACTGCGCGTGCCCGAAGGATACGAGGTTTTGGTGGCCGCCAAAAGTATCCGACCTGACCGCATGACAGCCTCTGCTGTCCGTGACTTTCGCCGCGAAATGACCATCCTCACTAGGATCCACGAGGACAAAGATGGACACCCGAATGTGGTGAAGCTTTATGGGGTCGTGACTAAGTCTGAGCCGCAGTACATCCTTGTAGAGTACGCGAGCCATGAAGAACTGAGGCGGTACCTGTGGAGTCTGCGTGAACATCTCAAGACCACGGGGAATAGCAAACTGCTGGAACGGCTAGGTTTTGCTTGTGACGTTGCCAGTGGCTTATCGGAGCTGGCACGTCTGAAGATCGTGCACCGGGACATCGCAGCTCGTAACGTCGTCATCAGCGACAGAAAGGTGGCAAAGATCGCGGATTTCGGGCTGTCGCGCGACGTTTATGTTTCCTCTGCGTACGAACGCACCAACCGGGGCGGGGAGGAGGAGCTATTGCCGCTAAAATGGATGGCTCTGGAGTCGTTACGGGACGGAGTGTACACGTGCGAGAGTGACGTGTGGTCGTACGGCGTGCtactgtgggagatcgccagcTTTGGGGAGGAGCCGCGCTATGCTGGTGGTCCGATGCACCCGGACGTGTGCACACTGTTGGAGCTGCTGAAGAAAGGAGTCCGTCTGCAGCAGCCGGAGAACTGTCCCAAGTCTGTGTACAAGATCATCAGGTCCTGCTGGATAGTCGACCCATCGAAGCGACCGACGCCTGATGAACTGTTTCAGAAGATGGACCAAATGAGGCCACAAAGACAAGCTGCGATCCTGGCCAATAGCAATCGTTGA